The following proteins are encoded in a genomic region of Candidatus Dormiibacterota bacterium:
- a CDS encoding sigma-54 dependent transcriptional regulator codes for MAESKGQIVVIDDDEGNRRGIEMALRKDGYSVVSFASGSQGLDYLKGSGTDLLVTDLRMPGIDGLEVLKLAKSSDPGLAVLVITGFGSVESAVDAMKQGADDYLQKPVNLVELRKRVAAAVEKRRLAQEVRQLRERLEEKFSFGTIVGASKSMQQVLHQLALVAPTRSSVLIVGESGTGKELIANALHQNSPRKESRFLPINCAAIPGEILESELFGHERGAFTGAVQRKQGKFELADRGTLFLDEIGEMPVPLQAKLLRVLEDRSFMRVGGTETITVDVRIIAATNSDLEAKVAAGAFRSDLYYRLKVVTIAVPPLRERREDIPLLAHRFFEMFKNENDRPLLQLSPEVLEAMTEARWEGNVRELRNLMESLVVLADASIRVLTLDHMPEHYRSRLPLPAAPVLPPAGSSRRMEDIEKDAILRTLQQTGGNRTRAAEILGIGLRTLQRKLREYEQSPGTGDGQPQADE; via the coding sequence ATGGCCGAGTCGAAGGGGCAGATCGTCGTCATCGACGACGACGAAGGGAACCGGCGGGGCATCGAGATGGCCCTGCGCAAGGACGGCTACAGCGTCGTCTCGTTCGCGAGCGGCTCGCAGGGGCTCGACTACCTGAAGGGGAGCGGCACCGATCTCCTGGTGACCGATCTGCGCATGCCGGGCATCGACGGTCTGGAGGTCCTCAAGCTGGCCAAGTCGAGCGATCCCGGCCTGGCGGTGCTCGTGATCACCGGCTTCGGCTCCGTCGAGTCCGCCGTCGATGCCATGAAGCAGGGGGCGGACGATTATCTTCAGAAGCCGGTGAACCTGGTCGAGCTGCGCAAGCGCGTCGCGGCCGCCGTCGAGAAGCGCCGGCTGGCCCAGGAGGTGAGACAGCTCAGGGAGAGGCTGGAGGAGAAGTTCTCGTTCGGGACGATCGTCGGGGCCTCGAAGTCGATGCAGCAGGTGCTGCACCAGCTCGCGCTCGTGGCGCCGACGCGCTCGAGCGTCCTGATCGTCGGCGAGAGCGGCACCGGCAAGGAGCTGATTGCAAACGCCCTGCACCAGAATTCGCCCCGCAAGGAGTCCCGCTTCCTGCCGATCAACTGCGCCGCCATCCCGGGCGAAATCCTGGAGAGCGAGCTGTTCGGCCACGAGCGCGGCGCGTTCACGGGGGCCGTGCAGCGCAAGCAGGGGAAGTTCGAGCTGGCCGACCGGGGGACCCTGTTCCTCGACGAGATCGGAGAGATGCCGGTGCCGCTGCAGGCCAAGCTGCTGCGCGTCCTGGAGGACCGCTCCTTCATGCGCGTCGGCGGCACCGAGACGATCACCGTGGACGTGCGGATCATCGCCGCGACGAACTCCGATCTGGAGGCCAAGGTGGCGGCCGGAGCATTCCGCAGCGATCTGTATTACCGGCTGAAGGTCGTGACCATCGCCGTGCCGCCCCTGCGCGAGCGTCGCGAGGACATCCCCCTGCTGGCGCACCGCTTCTTCGAGATGTTCAAGAACGAGAACGACCGTCCGCTGCTGCAGCTCTCGCCCGAGGTCCTCGAGGCGATGACCGAGGCGCGCTGGGAAGGGAACGTGCGCGAGCTGCGGAACCTGATGGAGAGCCTCGTGGTCCTCGCCGACGCCTCGATCCGCGTTCTCACGCTCGACCATATGCCGGAGCACTACCGTTCGCGTCTCCCCCTCCCCGCCGCCCCCGTCCTTCCTCCGGCGGGCTCGTCCCGCCGCATGGAGGACATCGAGAAGGATGCGATTCTGCGCACCCTGCAGCAGACGGGCGGCAATCGAACCCGCGCGGCGGAGATCCTCGGCATCGGCCTCAGGACCCTGCAACGGAAGCTCAGGGAGTACGAGCAGTCCCCGGGGACAGGGGACGGGCAGCCCCAGGCGGACGAATGA
- a CDS encoding thiolase family protein, whose amino-acid sequence MSPRRGVVIVDGVRTPFCRSWGVLNQVPADELCRITIAEAMARVELDPRLVDEVIIGSIAQPAESTTIARVAALKAGVPRRVPGFTVNQNCGSGIQAIVSAFHRIESGAADVIIAGGVESMSRIPFQLGQAFTDDLMRFRRARTLPQRLAALWKARLRDLRPVSALEVGLRDAICGLNMGETAEVLARRFHVTRQEQDAFALESHRRAVAARDRLRQEIVPVYPPPRFQPVLDDIGPREDQTLEQLARLKPAFDRTWGTVTAGNSCMLTDGAASLVIASEERARELGLPYLGRIRSYGFAGLDPAVMGLGPVYATAVALERAGAVLRDVQLVEINEAFAAQVLAVRQAFASAEFAANELGLKAALGEIKPEITNVNGGAIALGHPVGCSGARLALTLLKEMARRDLGLGLASLCIGGGQGAALILERS is encoded by the coding sequence GTGAGCCCGCGGCGCGGCGTCGTCATCGTGGACGGGGTCAGGACGCCCTTCTGCAGGTCCTGGGGCGTTCTCAATCAGGTGCCGGCCGACGAGCTCTGCCGCATCACCATCGCGGAGGCGATGGCCCGCGTCGAGCTGGACCCGCGCCTGGTGGACGAGGTGATCATCGGCAGCATCGCCCAGCCCGCGGAATCCACGACCATCGCCCGTGTGGCGGCGCTGAAGGCCGGCGTGCCGCGCCGCGTTCCGGGCTTCACGGTCAACCAGAACTGCGGGTCGGGGATCCAGGCGATCGTCAGCGCGTTCCATCGCATCGAGTCGGGCGCCGCCGACGTCATCATCGCCGGCGGCGTCGAGTCGATGTCGCGCATCCCGTTCCAGCTCGGGCAGGCGTTCACCGACGATCTCATGAGGTTCCGGCGCGCCCGCACCCTGCCGCAGCGTCTGGCCGCCCTGTGGAAGGCGCGTCTGAGGGACCTCCGTCCCGTCTCGGCTCTCGAGGTGGGGCTGCGTGACGCCATCTGCGGCCTGAACATGGGGGAGACCGCCGAGGTCCTGGCGCGCCGCTTCCACGTGACGCGCCAGGAGCAGGACGCCTTCGCGCTCGAGAGCCACAGGCGCGCCGTGGCGGCGCGCGATCGTCTGCGCCAGGAGATCGTCCCGGTCTACCCCCCGCCGCGGTTCCAGCCGGTCCTGGACGACATCGGGCCGCGCGAGGACCAGACGCTGGAGCAGCTCGCGCGCCTGAAGCCGGCCTTCGACAGGACGTGGGGGACGGTGACGGCCGGCAACTCCTGCATGCTCACCGACGGCGCGGCGTCGCTCGTGATCGCCTCCGAGGAGCGCGCGCGCGAGCTCGGTCTGCCGTACCTCGGGCGGATCCGATCGTACGGGTTCGCGGGACTCGACCCCGCGGTGATGGGCCTGGGACCGGTGTACGCGACCGCCGTCGCCCTGGAGCGCGCCGGCGCCGTGCTGCGGGACGTGCAGCTCGTCGAGATCAACGAGGCGTTCGCCGCGCAGGTCCTGGCGGTGCGCCAGGCGTTCGCCTCCGCCGAGTTCGCCGCGAACGAGCTGGGGCTGAAGGCGGCGCTGGGGGAGATCAAACCCGAGATCACGAATGTGAACGGCGGCGCCATCGCGCTCGGTCACCCGGTCGGCTGCTCGGGAGCGCGGCTGGCGTTGACCCTCTTGAAGGAGATGGCGCGCCGCGACCTGGGTCTGGGGCTGGCCTCGCTGTGCATCGGCGGGGGCCAGGGCGCGGCCTTGATCTTGGAGCGGTCGTAG
- a CDS encoding acyl-CoA dehydrogenase family protein, producing MATPMVQTGSKARPAAAAAPASFMKSLFSGRLEAGMVFPYPRQDAEDRETLNLVLESFRAWARERLDGAAIDKAAVFPEAQVRELKELGLLGLTIPEEYGGGGLSITSYCRLMEETCHFCAATCTILGAHLGIGSKGILLHGSEAQKRRWLPAVAKGDLLCAYALTEPDSGSDAASLKTRAVWDEARQVYVLTGGKRFITNGGKAGLFTVFARMQVGGEDRISAFVVTRDLPGVSTGKEEDKLGLKGSSTTDLYLENVPVPKDNLLGEPGRGFKYAMEILNDGRVSLAAGAVGGAKEMIDRSVEYAKQRRQFERPIAEFEMIRDKVAEMMTGTYAAESMVYLTTGLAERGDVDYSIESALCKIFSSENAWRVVNHAVQIAGGNGFIKEYPYERYLRDCRINMIFEGTNEILRAFVTLAGIQKLGEELKKVGRALSDPISQIGVLSDFALKKIRQAITDEQFPDIHPLLQKTAVRAAHYAEALSTTAEAALREHGKVILEREFIQERLSESAGDLYALIACLSRANTRIREDGTDKAKRDILLTRTFGNAAWRRIRRRLHQVTHNQDRNLVRVSDLAYDQNGFGEDLIA from the coding sequence GTGGCAACCCCGATGGTCCAGACCGGGAGCAAGGCCCGTCCGGCGGCCGCCGCGGCGCCAGCGAGCTTCATGAAGTCGCTGTTCAGCGGCCGTCTCGAGGCGGGGATGGTGTTCCCGTATCCGCGGCAGGACGCGGAGGACAGGGAGACGCTGAACCTGGTCCTGGAGTCGTTTCGAGCGTGGGCGCGCGAGCGCCTGGATGGCGCCGCCATCGACAAGGCGGCCGTCTTCCCCGAGGCGCAGGTGCGCGAGCTGAAGGAGCTCGGTCTCCTGGGGCTCACCATCCCCGAAGAGTACGGCGGCGGCGGACTGTCGATCACCTCGTACTGCCGCCTGATGGAGGAGACCTGCCACTTCTGCGCGGCGACCTGCACGATCCTCGGCGCGCACCTCGGGATCGGCAGCAAGGGGATCCTCCTGCACGGCAGCGAGGCCCAGAAGAGGCGCTGGCTGCCGGCCGTCGCGAAAGGGGATCTCCTGTGCGCCTACGCCCTGACCGAGCCCGACTCGGGGTCGGATGCCGCGTCCCTCAAGACCCGCGCCGTGTGGGATGAGGCGCGCCAGGTCTACGTCCTGACCGGCGGCAAGCGCTTCATCACCAACGGAGGCAAGGCGGGCCTGTTCACGGTGTTCGCGCGCATGCAGGTCGGCGGCGAGGACAGGATCAGCGCCTTCGTGGTGACGCGCGACCTGCCCGGAGTCTCGACCGGCAAGGAGGAGGACAAGCTCGGCCTGAAGGGCTCGTCCACGACCGACCTGTACCTCGAGAACGTGCCGGTGCCGAAGGACAACCTGCTCGGCGAGCCCGGGCGCGGCTTCAAGTACGCCATGGAGATCCTCAACGACGGCCGCGTGTCCCTCGCCGCGGGGGCCGTCGGCGGCGCCAAGGAGATGATCGATCGCAGCGTCGAGTACGCGAAGCAGCGCCGCCAGTTCGAACGCCCGATCGCCGAGTTCGAGATGATCCGCGACAAGGTCGCCGAGATGATGACCGGCACCTACGCCGCCGAGAGCATGGTCTACCTGACCACCGGTCTGGCGGAGCGCGGCGACGTCGACTACTCCATCGAGTCGGCCCTCTGCAAGATCTTCTCCTCGGAGAACGCCTGGCGCGTGGTGAACCACGCCGTGCAGATCGCCGGCGGAAACGGTTTCATCAAGGAGTACCCGTACGAGCGCTACCTGCGCGACTGCCGCATCAACATGATCTTCGAGGGCACGAACGAGATCCTGCGCGCCTTCGTGACCCTGGCCGGCATCCAGAAGCTGGGCGAGGAGCTGAAGAAGGTCGGGCGGGCCCTGAGCGATCCGATCTCCCAGATCGGCGTCCTGTCCGACTTCGCCCTGAAGAAGATCCGGCAGGCGATCACCGACGAGCAGTTCCCGGACATCCACCCGCTGTTGCAGAAAACCGCCGTGCGCGCGGCCCACTACGCCGAGGCGCTGTCCACCACAGCCGAAGCCGCCCTGCGCGAGCATGGAAAGGTGATCCTCGAGCGCGAGTTCATCCAGGAGCGGCTCTCGGAGTCGGCCGGAGACCTGTACGCGCTCATCGCCTGCCTGTCGCGCGCCAACACCCGCATCCGGGAGGACGGGACCGACAAGGCGAAGCGGGACATCCTCCTCACGCGGACGTTCGGCAACGCCGCCTGGCGACGCATCCGCCGTCGTCTGCACCAGGTCACCCACAACCAGGACAGAAACCTCGTGCGCGTCAGCGACCTCGCCTACGATCAGAACGGCTTCGGCGAAGACCTGATCGCCTGA
- a CDS encoding sigma-54 dependent transcriptional regulator, with product MKHKVLVVDDEEDIRKSLRMVLEYEEYECLEAASGPDGIEAIRRDAPDAVLLDIKMPGMDGLEALQAIRSKDAHTPVLMISGHGDIPTAVEAIQKGAYDFLEKPLESERVLTALRNAIERKRLRQENLRLRHQVEASLRLVGESKAMKGVREAIARAAPAHATVLITGESGTGKELVAWEIHRNSDRAERPFVKINCAAIPEELIESELFGHEKGAFTGATVRQIGKFVQADGGTIFLDEIGDMSARTQAKVLRVLENGEVEPVGMAKTSRVDVRVIAATNKDLRERIHAGAFREDLFFRLNVLPIVCPSLRERREDVPALLDYFVETFTSDSSYRPKRFSPAAVERLAARPWRGNARELRNAVERLLIMVERETIEAEDVDALAGETPAGPAPDVAPTVAQAGAAGPAVAPPEGGTAPAAAGEARAPSALDAPDPTSFRTLQDYKDEAERIFILRKLKENRWNISRTARAIDTPRSNLYKKLEQYGISRDQVQE from the coding sequence ATGAAACACAAGGTCCTGGTCGTCGACGACGAAGAGGACATCCGCAAGTCGCTGCGCATGGTCCTCGAGTACGAGGAGTACGAGTGTCTCGAGGCCGCCTCGGGCCCGGACGGGATCGAGGCGATCCGCCGTGACGCTCCGGACGCGGTCCTTCTCGACATCAAGATGCCGGGGATGGACGGACTGGAGGCTCTGCAGGCGATCCGCTCCAAGGACGCGCACACTCCCGTTCTGATGATCTCCGGGCATGGCGACATCCCGACCGCGGTCGAGGCGATCCAGAAGGGGGCGTACGATTTTCTGGAGAAGCCGCTCGAGTCCGAGCGCGTCCTCACGGCCCTGCGCAACGCCATCGAGCGCAAGCGGCTGCGCCAGGAGAACCTGCGCCTCCGGCACCAGGTCGAGGCCAGCCTCCGGCTGGTGGGGGAGTCGAAGGCGATGAAGGGAGTGCGCGAGGCGATCGCGAGGGCGGCGCCGGCGCACGCGACGGTGCTGATCACGGGCGAGAGCGGCACCGGCAAGGAGCTGGTCGCCTGGGAGATCCATCGCAACAGCGATCGGGCCGAGAGGCCCTTCGTGAAGATCAATTGCGCGGCCATCCCCGAGGAGCTGATCGAATCCGAGCTGTTCGGCCACGAGAAAGGGGCGTTCACGGGCGCGACCGTGCGACAGATCGGCAAGTTCGTGCAGGCGGACGGCGGGACCATCTTCCTGGACGAGATCGGGGACATGAGCGCGCGCACGCAGGCGAAGGTGCTGCGCGTCCTCGAGAACGGCGAGGTGGAGCCGGTGGGCATGGCGAAGACCAGCCGGGTCGACGTGCGCGTCATCGCCGCCACGAACAAGGATCTCCGCGAGCGGATCCACGCCGGGGCCTTCCGCGAGGACCTGTTCTTCCGTCTGAACGTGCTGCCGATCGTCTGCCCGTCCCTGCGCGAGCGCCGCGAGGACGTCCCGGCCCTCCTCGACTATTTCGTCGAGACCTTCACCTCCGACAGCAGCTACCGCCCCAAGCGCTTCTCGCCGGCCGCCGTCGAGCGCCTGGCGGCCCGGCCCTGGCGGGGGAACGCCCGCGAGCTGCGCAACGCGGTCGAGCGGCTGCTCATCATGGTGGAACGGGAGACGATCGAGGCGGAGGACGTCGACGCGCTGGCGGGCGAGACCCCGGCGGGCCCGGCACCCGACGTCGCGCCGACCGTGGCGCAGGCCGGCGCAGCCGGACCCGCCGTCGCGCCCCCGGAGGGCGGAACCGCGCCGGCCGCCGCCGGCGAGGCGCGCGCCCCCTCCGCCCTCGACGCGCCCGATCCGACCTCGTTCCGCACCCTGCAGGACTACAAGGACGAGGCCGAGAGAATCTTCATCCTGAGGAAGCTCAAGGAGAACCGCTGGAACATCTCGCGAACGGCGAGGGCGATCGACACCCCCCGGAGCAATCTGTACAAGAAACTCGAGCAATACGGGATCTCGAGAGACCAGGTGCAGGAATGA
- a CDS encoding Do family serine endopeptidase, which translates to MKRSGQPVTLALIAAASMIFGMVVAGGLHLTTPGHAAGETADDRPLHAAARAQLAAGHGAPIGAPVSFADIADRVNPAVVSITSTETVKSKGRGGRAPFHGDPFEFFFGPEQRRRFSPEQQEEPRIEVSGGSGFLISDDGYILTNYHVVEDASKIKVNLTGDRRDYMADVVGTDPSTDIALIKIKSDKKLPYLSLGDSETMRVGDWVMAVGNPLNYDHTVTVGVVSAKGRVLRDLSRDFSLDNFIQTDAAINFGNSGGPLVNLGGDVVGVNTAISSVGQGIGFAVPINVARDIMSQLRTKGKVSRGYLGIELAEITPDLQEAFGLSTDKGALVNSVKPGLPAESAGLKRGDVIVAVDGKPVGSTNEVVRQVSAKEPGSTVKLTVLRNGKESTLTAKLADRSEHIGKEAAVPEKGGRSEEPNEKKLGISVDDVSPEVLDKLDLPDDTKGVLVTRVSRVSEAFEKGLGEGDVILEVNRVPVKSVAEYRRELGKVKEGGLVVLYVISPSGRTGGDPISRYVTLRLSTPQEEGE; encoded by the coding sequence ATGAAAAGAAGTGGTCAACCGGTCACGCTTGCATTGATAGCGGCGGCCTCGATGATTTTCGGCATGGTGGTGGCCGGCGGCCTCCACCTCACCACTCCGGGACACGCCGCCGGGGAGACGGCGGACGATCGGCCCCTGCATGCCGCGGCCCGGGCCCAGCTGGCCGCCGGTCACGGGGCCCCCATCGGCGCGCCGGTCTCGTTCGCCGACATCGCCGACAGGGTCAACCCGGCGGTGGTCAGCATCACTTCGACCGAGACGGTGAAATCGAAGGGGCGCGGTGGTCGGGCTCCCTTCCACGGCGATCCGTTCGAGTTCTTCTTCGGGCCCGAGCAGCGACGCCGCTTCTCGCCCGAGCAGCAGGAGGAACCCCGTATCGAGGTCAGCGGCGGGTCGGGCTTCCTGATCAGCGATGACGGATACATCCTGACCAACTATCACGTGGTCGAGGACGCCTCCAAGATCAAGGTCAACCTCACCGGCGACCGCCGCGACTACATGGCCGACGTGGTGGGCACCGACCCCTCGACCGACATCGCCCTGATCAAGATCAAGAGCGACAAGAAGCTGCCGTACCTGTCCCTCGGCGATTCGGAGACGATGCGGGTCGGCGACTGGGTGATGGCGGTGGGCAACCCGCTCAACTACGACCACACCGTGACCGTCGGCGTGGTGAGCGCCAAGGGACGCGTTCTGCGCGACCTGTCGCGCGACTTCTCCCTCGACAATTTCATCCAGACGGATGCCGCGATCAACTTCGGAAACTCGGGCGGCCCGCTGGTCAACCTGGGCGGCGACGTCGTGGGAGTGAACACCGCCATCAGCAGCGTCGGCCAGGGTATCGGCTTCGCGGTCCCGATCAACGTGGCCCGGGACATCATGAGCCAGCTCAGGACCAAGGGGAAGGTGTCCCGCGGTTACCTGGGGATCGAGCTGGCGGAAATCACGCCGGATCTCCAGGAAGCGTTCGGTCTCTCGACCGACAAGGGCGCCCTGGTGAACTCGGTGAAGCCCGGCCTGCCCGCGGAGTCGGCGGGCCTGAAGCGCGGTGACGTGATCGTCGCCGTGGACGGCAAGCCGGTGGGAAGCACGAACGAGGTCGTGCGGCAGGTCTCGGCGAAGGAGCCCGGCTCGACCGTGAAGCTGACCGTGCTGCGCAACGGCAAGGAGAGCACGCTCACCGCCAAGCTGGCCGATCGGAGCGAGCACATCGGCAAGGAGGCGGCCGTCCCCGAGAAGGGCGGGCGCAGCGAGGAGCCGAACGAGAAGAAGCTCGGAATCTCCGTGGACGACGTGAGCCCGGAGGTCCTGGACAAGCTCGATCTCCCGGACGACACCAAGGGCGTCCTCGTGACGCGCGTGTCGAGAGTCTCGGAGGCGTTCGAGAAGGGGCTCGGAGAGGGGGACGTGATCCTCGAAGTCAACCGCGTGCCGGTGAAGAGCGTTGCGGAATACCGGCGCGAGCTGGGGAAGGTCAAGGAAGGGGGGCTCGTGGTGCTGTACGTCATCAGCCCCTCCGGCCGGACGGGCGGCGATCCGATCTCGCGCTACGTGACGCTCCGCCTGAGCACGCCGCAGGAGGAGGGGGAATAG
- a CDS encoding response regulator, with the protein MTKTILVVDDDPAVLQSYGRLLRRLGHRVLLSEDSEKVMTDPESLQEIDLLILDQRMPHTSGLALLAGLRRRVAAALGTQGTTGGVPAVILISALLSHELRVEAARLGVVEVIEKPIDTAHLLASVRAALSGAACPRPVDPLIPR; encoded by the coding sequence ATGACCAAGACGATTCTCGTTGTGGACGACGATCCGGCCGTCCTGCAGTCGTACGGACGGCTGCTCCGAAGGCTGGGGCACCGTGTCCTCCTGTCGGAGGACTCCGAGAAGGTGATGACCGATCCTGAAAGCCTCCAGGAAATCGATCTTCTCATCCTCGATCAGCGCATGCCGCACACCAGCGGGCTCGCTCTTCTGGCCGGCTTGAGGCGGCGTGTGGCCGCGGCCCTCGGTACGCAGGGCACGACCGGCGGTGTGCCGGCCGTCATCCTGATCAGCGCGCTTCTGAGCCACGAGCTCAGGGTCGAGGCGGCCCGGCTCGGCGTCGTGGAGGTCATCGAGAAGCCGATCGACACCGCGCACCTTCTGGCTTCCGTGCGCGCCGCCCTTTCCGGGGCGGCCTGCCCGCGCCCGGTGGACCCGCTGATCCCGCGTTGA
- a CDS encoding 3-hydroxyacyl-CoA dehydrogenase NAD-binding domain-containing protein, translated as MEAKRAAVSETGEKTLSMEGPGVVLETRRDGLAFLIFDKPHDKVNLLTAPVVAVLEILIDQASHDKNVRGLVVMSAKPASFIAGADVNEIRALRSIQDAEHASRKGQRLFDAVERLPFPVVAAINGTCLGGGTELVLSCHFRIVADDPRVEIGLPEVRLGIMPGWGGTQRLPRLVGLAPGLDMILTGRSANARRAVSIGLADEIVPSELLLEAAEKLVMDAAEGRRRPRRRLPDSTLARLNPVHLARLALASQFARRGLRKRVAEVHYPAPYRALEAVLHGLRHGMAEGLLREAELLGPLAASRTSKNLVSIFLMQRAARRDPGVDDPAVRPRDVRAAAVIGAGVMGGGIAQALARSGVEVRLKDIDPQALSRGIRHAHDLYQEEVRKGRLSRRERDQKAALIQPTLEYTGLRRSDVVIEAVVESLAVKHKVLREVEAVVPEGFIFATNTSSLPIEAIGKEARRPEDVVGLHFFNPVHKMPLVEVIKGPRTSQEAVATAVALAKRIGKTPIVVGDAPGFLVNRILMTYLGESLVMIEEGGRIDEIDRVMLDFGMPMGPLALLDQIGIDVANHVAGVLSEAFRDRAPRSTALQILKDKGWLGRKTGRGFYIHPDGPDDGGADDGGGPGGGRPAPRRRTSRSEGPPRDVNEAVYALISARPREHVDAGPTETRLVLPMINEAARCLEAGVVANPSHVDLAMVLGTGFPPFRGGLLRHADTLGLTAVVQGLEALAGRHGPRFLATRLLLEMAREGRAFFEKE; from the coding sequence ATGGAGGCCAAACGGGCGGCCGTGTCCGAGACGGGGGAGAAGACCCTGTCGATGGAGGGGCCGGGTGTCGTCCTGGAGACCCGCCGCGACGGTCTCGCCTTCCTGATCTTCGATAAGCCGCACGACAAGGTGAATCTCCTGACCGCGCCCGTCGTCGCGGTCCTCGAGATCCTGATCGACCAGGCGTCGCACGACAAGAACGTCCGCGGGCTGGTGGTCATGAGCGCCAAGCCGGCGTCGTTCATCGCCGGGGCCGACGTCAACGAGATCCGCGCCCTGCGCTCGATCCAGGACGCCGAGCACGCCTCGCGCAAGGGACAGCGTCTGTTCGACGCGGTCGAGCGTCTGCCCTTCCCGGTGGTGGCCGCCATCAACGGCACCTGCCTCGGGGGCGGGACCGAGCTCGTCCTCTCCTGTCATTTCCGGATCGTCGCCGACGACCCGCGCGTCGAGATCGGGCTCCCGGAAGTCCGTCTCGGGATCATGCCCGGCTGGGGCGGGACGCAGCGCCTGCCGCGCCTGGTCGGCCTGGCCCCGGGCCTCGACATGATCCTGACGGGCCGCAGCGCGAACGCCCGCCGCGCCGTGAGCATCGGTCTGGCCGACGAGATCGTGCCCTCCGAGCTGCTCCTGGAGGCGGCCGAGAAGCTGGTGATGGACGCGGCCGAGGGCCGGCGGCGGCCCCGCCGACGGCTGCCCGACTCCACCCTGGCCCGGCTGAACCCGGTGCACCTGGCGCGTCTCGCGCTGGCCTCGCAGTTCGCCCGCCGCGGTCTCAGGAAGCGCGTCGCCGAGGTCCACTACCCGGCCCCGTACCGGGCGCTCGAGGCGGTCCTCCACGGGCTGCGCCACGGGATGGCGGAAGGATTGCTGCGCGAGGCCGAGCTTCTCGGTCCTCTCGCCGCCTCGCGCACCAGCAAGAACCTCGTGTCCATCTTCCTCATGCAGCGCGCCGCGCGCCGCGACCCGGGGGTCGACGATCCTGCCGTCCGGCCGCGGGACGTCCGGGCCGCCGCGGTGATCGGGGCCGGCGTCATGGGTGGAGGCATCGCGCAGGCGCTGGCGCGCAGCGGTGTCGAAGTCCGGCTGAAGGACATCGACCCTCAGGCGCTGTCGCGTGGCATCCGCCACGCGCACGACCTCTACCAGGAGGAGGTCAGGAAGGGGCGCCTGAGCCGGCGCGAGCGCGACCAGAAGGCGGCCCTGATCCAGCCGACACTCGAGTACACCGGCCTGCGCCGCTCGGACGTCGTGATCGAGGCGGTCGTCGAGTCGCTGGCGGTCAAGCACAAGGTGCTGCGCGAAGTCGAGGCGGTCGTGCCGGAGGGATTCATCTTCGCGACCAACACGTCGTCCCTGCCGATCGAGGCCATCGGCAAGGAGGCGCGCCGCCCCGAGGACGTCGTCGGCCTGCATTTCTTCAACCCGGTCCACAAGATGCCGCTGGTCGAGGTGATCAAGGGCCCGCGCACGTCGCAGGAGGCGGTGGCGACCGCGGTCGCTCTGGCCAAGCGCATCGGCAAGACTCCGATCGTCGTCGGAGACGCCCCCGGCTTCCTGGTGAACCGCATCCTGATGACCTATCTCGGCGAGTCGCTCGTGATGATCGAGGAGGGGGGCAGGATCGACGAGATCGACCGCGTCATGCTCGACTTCGGGATGCCGATGGGTCCCCTGGCGCTCCTCGATCAGATCGGCATCGACGTCGCCAACCACGTCGCCGGCGTTCTCTCCGAGGCCTTCCGCGATCGCGCCCCGCGCTCCACCGCGCTGCAGATTCTCAAGGACAAGGGGTGGCTCGGGCGCAAGACGGGACGCGGGTTCTACATCCACCCGGACGGCCCGGACGACGGGGGTGCGGACGACGGCGGCGGTCCCGGCGGCGGGCGACCCGCCCCCCGGCGCAGGACGAGCCGATCCGAGGGGCCGCCGCGCGACGTGAACGAGGCGGTGTACGCGTTGATCTCCGCCCGGCCCCGGGAGCACGTGGACGCCGGGCCGACCGAGACGCGGCTCGTCCTGCCGATGATCAACGAGGCGGCACGGTGCCTCGAGGCCGGCGTCGTCGCCAATCCCTCGCACGTCGATCTGGCGATGGTCCTCGGCACCGGTTTCCCGCCGTTCCGCGGCGGTCTCCTGCGTCACGCCGACACGCTCGGCCTCACCGCGGTCGTGCAGGGTCTCGAGGCCCTCGCCGGCCGGCACGGTCCGCGCTTCCTGGCGACCCGGCTTCTGCTGGAGATGGCGCGCGAGGGGCGGGCCTTTTTCGAGAAGGAGTAA